From Paenibacillus sp. V4I7, one genomic window encodes:
- the purH gene encoding bifunctional phosphoribosylaminoimidazolecarboxamide formyltransferase/IMP cyclohydrolase: protein MAIKRALISVFDKTGIVEFASELSKLGVEIISTGGTLSLLKDKGVPVIGISEVTGFPEIMDGRVKTLHPNVHGGLLAVRDNVEHQESMKKLGLEYIDLVVVNLYPFAETIAKPDVTYEDAIENIDIGGPTMLRSAAKNHAFVSVIVDTTDYAKVLEEVQETGDTTLETRKRLAAKVFRHTGAYDALIGDYLTGLQGEPYPERYTVTYEKMQELRYGENPHQSAAFYRKPNAAAGNITTAVQLHGKELSYNNINDANTALQIVKEFSEPAVVAVKHMNPCGVGIGTNVLEAYTKAYNADPTSIFGGIVAANRAVDEATAQLLHEIFLEIVIAPDFTPEALNILSKKKNIRLLKVSGLDTVAGRKAEPVITTVEGGMLVQASDAYQLTEADLKVVSERQPTAEEMKQLLFAWKVVKHVKSNAIVLVADDMTVGVGAGQMNRVGAAKIAIEQAGDKAKGSVLSSDAFFPMGDTLEMAAKAGITAVIQPGGSIKDEESIRVANENGIAMVMTGVRHFKH, encoded by the coding sequence GTGGCAATCAAAAGAGCACTGATCAGCGTTTTCGATAAGACGGGAATTGTTGAATTCGCGAGCGAGCTGTCGAAGCTGGGCGTTGAGATCATTTCTACGGGCGGTACGCTTAGTTTGTTGAAGGATAAAGGGGTGCCGGTTATCGGTATTTCCGAGGTTACAGGGTTTCCGGAGATCATGGATGGCCGCGTCAAAACGCTGCATCCGAATGTTCACGGCGGATTACTGGCCGTTCGTGACAACGTGGAGCACCAAGAGAGCATGAAGAAGCTCGGTTTGGAGTATATTGATCTGGTTGTCGTGAATTTGTATCCTTTTGCCGAAACGATTGCGAAGCCTGATGTGACTTACGAGGATGCGATTGAGAACATCGATATCGGTGGGCCGACGATGCTTCGTTCCGCAGCTAAGAATCATGCGTTTGTTTCCGTTATCGTGGATACAACCGACTATGCGAAGGTGCTGGAAGAAGTGCAAGAGACTGGCGACACAACGCTGGAAACGCGCAAACGTCTAGCTGCTAAAGTGTTCCGTCACACGGGGGCTTACGATGCTTTGATTGGTGACTACTTGACTGGTCTACAAGGCGAGCCTTACCCAGAGCGCTATACAGTGACTTATGAGAAAATGCAGGAGCTTCGTTACGGAGAGAACCCGCACCAAAGCGCAGCTTTCTATCGTAAGCCGAATGCGGCTGCTGGCAACATTACAACAGCTGTACAGTTACACGGTAAAGAACTATCGTACAATAATATTAACGACGCTAATACTGCGCTTCAGATCGTCAAAGAATTCAGCGAGCCTGCAGTTGTAGCCGTTAAGCACATGAATCCTTGCGGCGTAGGTATCGGTACAAATGTGCTTGAAGCTTACACGAAAGCGTACAATGCAGACCCGACTTCTATCTTCGGTGGCATCGTAGCCGCGAACCGCGCGGTGGATGAAGCGACAGCTCAACTGCTGCATGAGATTTTCCTGGAAATCGTCATTGCGCCTGATTTTACACCGGAAGCGCTCAATATCCTTTCCAAAAAGAAAAACATTCGCCTACTCAAAGTAAGCGGCTTAGATACAGTAGCTGGCCGTAAAGCGGAGCCAGTGATTACAACGGTTGAAGGCGGCATGCTCGTACAAGCTAGCGATGCTTACCAACTGACCGAAGCTGACTTGAAAGTCGTTTCTGAGCGTCAACCGACGGCTGAAGAGATGAAGCAATTACTTTTCGCATGGAAAGTAGTTAAGCACGTTAAATCTAACGCAATCGTACTCGTTGCAGACGATATGACGGTTGGCGTTGGCGCGGGTCAAATGAACCGTGTTGGCGCAGCCAAAATCGCCATTGAGCAAGCGGGCGACAAGGCGAAAGGATCTGTCCTTTCCTCCGATGCGTTCTTCCCAATGGGCGACACACTTGAAATGGCAGCAAAAGCGGGAATCACAGCGGTGATTCAGCCAGGCGGTTCCATTAAAGACGAAGAATCTATCCGCGTAGCGAACGAAAATGGCATTGCCATGGTCATGACAGGCGTTCGTCACTTTAAACACTAA
- the purN gene encoding phosphoribosylglycinamide formyltransferase codes for MQPYRIAIFASGSGSNFQAIVDQVQKGKLDVSIELLVCDRPQAYVVERAVEAKVPVFAFVPKEYESREAYEALILKELHDRQVDLIVMAGYMRIITNVLVEPYFGRMINIHPSLLPSFPGVRAIEQAVEYGVKQTGVTVHFVDGGLDSGPIIAQRAVEIHEHETADSLSERIHAAEHVLLPQVIRWLCEDRVSLDGRRVSVRS; via the coding sequence ATGCAGCCTTACCGAATTGCGATTTTCGCTTCGGGCAGCGGCTCGAATTTCCAGGCCATCGTAGATCAGGTACAGAAGGGGAAGCTTGATGTCAGCATCGAGCTTCTTGTCTGTGACCGCCCGCAAGCGTATGTGGTGGAGCGTGCTGTAGAGGCGAAGGTGCCTGTATTTGCGTTTGTTCCGAAGGAATACGAGAGTCGTGAGGCTTATGAGGCTCTTATCCTTAAAGAGCTGCACGATCGTCAGGTTGACTTGATCGTAATGGCTGGCTACATGCGGATTATTACGAATGTGCTTGTTGAGCCGTATTTCGGGCGCATGATCAACATTCATCCTTCACTGCTGCCGTCGTTTCCCGGCGTACGTGCGATCGAGCAGGCCGTCGAGTACGGCGTGAAGCAGACCGGCGTGACCGTTCACTTCGTGGACGGCGGGTTGGACTCCGGGCCGATCATCGCCCAGCGTGCCGTTGAGATCCACGAGCACGAGACTGCGGACTCGCTGTCGGAGCGCATCCATGCGGCTGAGCACGTGCTGCTGCCGCAGGTGATTCGCTGGCTGTGCGAGGATCGCGTGAGCTTGGATGGCCGCAGGGTTAGCGTGCGGTCGTAG
- the purM gene encoding phosphoribosylformylglycinamidine cyclo-ligase, with the protein MSDAYKKAGVDIAAGNEAVERMKKHVKRTFRPEVLTDLGGFGGLFSLNKDKYEEPVLVSGTDGVGTKLKIAFAMDKHDTIGIDAVAMCVNDIIVQGAEPLFFLDYLACDKVIPEKIEAIVKGIADGCAQSGCSLIGGETAEMPGMYASGEYDIAGFTVGIVDKKKIIDGTTIRPGDVVLGLASSGVHSNGFSLVRKLLLEDGGYTLQGHVDELGDKLGNVLLEPTKLYVKPVLAMLEDVAIKGMAHITGGGFIENIPRVLPDGVNVEIQYGSWPILPIFELMQREGGISNNDMFRTFNMGIGMVVIVGSDDAEKAIAAAEAQGEKAYRLGVVTEGERVVTFQGAEV; encoded by the coding sequence GTGTCGGATGCTTACAAAAAGGCTGGAGTGGATATCGCGGCGGGGAACGAAGCAGTAGAACGGATGAAAAAGCACGTCAAACGGACTTTCCGTCCTGAAGTGTTAACGGACCTCGGTGGCTTCGGCGGGCTGTTCAGCTTGAACAAAGACAAGTACGAGGAGCCTGTGCTCGTATCTGGTACGGACGGCGTGGGCACGAAGCTGAAGATCGCTTTTGCAATGGATAAGCATGATACGATTGGGATTGACGCTGTTGCGATGTGCGTGAATGATATTATCGTTCAAGGCGCGGAGCCGCTTTTTTTCCTCGACTATCTTGCTTGTGACAAAGTAATTCCAGAGAAAATTGAAGCTATCGTTAAAGGGATCGCTGACGGTTGTGCGCAGTCTGGCTGCTCACTCATCGGTGGCGAAACGGCGGAAATGCCGGGCATGTATGCGTCTGGGGAGTATGACATTGCCGGGTTTACGGTTGGAATCGTCGACAAGAAAAAGATCATCGATGGTACAACGATCCGTCCTGGAGACGTGGTTCTAGGTCTGGCATCGAGCGGTGTGCACAGTAACGGGTTCTCTCTTGTGCGCAAGCTTTTGCTGGAAGATGGCGGTTATACGCTTCAAGGTCATGTGGATGAGCTGGGCGATAAGCTTGGTAATGTGCTGCTTGAGCCAACGAAGCTTTATGTGAAGCCAGTTCTTGCGATGCTTGAAGATGTTGCGATCAAAGGAATGGCACACATTACAGGCGGCGGTTTTATCGAAAATATTCCTCGCGTTCTGCCTGATGGCGTGAACGTCGAAATCCAATATGGATCGTGGCCGATCCTTCCGATTTTTGAGTTGATGCAGCGTGAGGGCGGCATTTCGAACAACGATATGTTCCGTACGTTCAACATGGGTATCGGGATGGTTGTTATCGTTGGTTCGGACGATGCTGAGAAAGCTATTGCAGCAGCAGAAGCACAAGGCGAGAAAGCTTACCGTTTAGGTGTTGTTACTGAAGGCGAGCGTGTAGTGACGTTCCAAGGAGCTGAAGTTTAA
- the purF gene encoding amidophosphoribosyltransferase, producing MSNGMKKTKALKLPAAPVVQLGDKQHELWTGEYFNEGVGGQGGLFDKLNEECGVFGVYGHPEASSLCYYGLHALQHRGQESAGICTVEDGKFNYYRGMGLAKEVFTNENLHPLTGSTAIAHVRYSTAGESKLANAQPLVFKYREGDLAIATNGNLDNAHIIKRELEKKGSIFQTTSDTEVMAHLIARSEHDDIVDAVKDAMNQVIGGFAFLIVTKDKLIAALDPNGLRPFMIGRLGDAYLFASESCAFDAVGATYFRDVQPGEIIVIDRDGFRSERFTESGRRAICAMEYIYFARPDSDIDTVNIHSARKRMGKKLAMEAFVDADIVTGVPDSSISAAIGYAEQTGIPYELGLIKNRYTGRTFIIPSQELREQGVKMKLSAVRKVVEGKRVVMIDDSIVRGTTSLRIVNLLREAGATEVHVRISSPPFMNPCYYGIDTPDRKELIAAMNSIEEIRKAINADSLHFLTKEGLLDSIGQGSAGAESGYCTACFDNSYPTEIVDVTKVGCACD from the coding sequence ATGTCTAATGGCATGAAAAAAACCAAGGCCCTAAAGCTCCCTGCTGCTCCCGTAGTTCAACTAGGGGATAAACAGCATGAACTTTGGACAGGCGAGTATTTCAACGAAGGTGTAGGCGGCCAAGGCGGATTGTTTGATAAGCTGAATGAGGAGTGCGGGGTGTTCGGGGTGTATGGTCATCCCGAAGCTTCCTCTCTGTGCTATTACGGGCTGCATGCCCTGCAGCACCGCGGACAGGAAAGTGCCGGCATTTGCACGGTGGAAGACGGCAAGTTTAACTATTATCGCGGTATGGGACTTGCCAAAGAGGTATTCACCAATGAAAATTTGCATCCTCTGACAGGTTCTACTGCGATCGCCCACGTGCGCTATTCAACAGCAGGCGAAAGCAAGCTGGCAAACGCACAACCACTCGTATTCAAGTACCGTGAGGGCGACCTTGCTATTGCGACGAACGGCAACCTTGATAATGCGCATATTATCAAGCGCGAGCTTGAGAAGAAGGGTTCGATCTTCCAAACGACGAGCGACACCGAGGTTATGGCGCATTTGATTGCCCGTTCGGAGCACGACGATATTGTGGATGCGGTTAAAGATGCGATGAATCAAGTTATCGGCGGCTTTGCCTTCCTGATCGTCACCAAGGACAAATTGATCGCTGCGCTCGATCCGAACGGACTTCGTCCCTTCATGATCGGCCGTCTGGGAGATGCGTACTTGTTCGCTTCCGAGTCCTGCGCCTTCGATGCGGTGGGAGCTACGTATTTCCGTGATGTGCAGCCAGGGGAAATCATCGTGATTGATCGCGACGGCTTCCGCTCGGAGCGGTTCACGGAAAGCGGCCGACGCGCGATTTGTGCGATGGAGTATATCTACTTTGCTCGTCCAGATAGTGACATTGATACGGTGAATATTCACTCCGCGCGTAAGCGGATGGGTAAGAAACTGGCGATGGAAGCTTTCGTTGACGCTGATATTGTGACTGGTGTGCCGGATTCGAGTATTTCGGCTGCAATTGGTTATGCGGAACAAACGGGTATCCCTTATGAGCTGGGACTGATCAAGAACCGCTACACAGGCCGGACGTTCATCATTCCAAGCCAAGAGCTTCGTGAGCAAGGTGTTAAAATGAAGCTAAGCGCCGTTCGTAAAGTCGTCGAAGGCAAGCGTGTTGTCATGATTGATGACTCCATCGTGCGCGGGACAACGTCACTCCGAATCGTCAATTTACTTAGAGAAGCTGGGGCAACAGAAGTGCACGTGCGTATCTCTTCGCCGCCTTTTATGAATCCATGCTACTACGGGATTGATACACCGGATCGGAAAGAGCTGATCGCTGCGATGAATTCGATCGAAGAGATTCGTAAAGCGATCAACGCGGATTCCCTGCATTTTCTGACAAAAGAAGGGCTGTTAGATTCGATCGGTCAAGGTTCGGCAGGGGCGGAGAGCGGCTACTGTACGGCATGCTTCGATAACAGCTATCCAACAGAAATTGTGGATGTTACGAAGGTTGGTTGTGCTTGCGATTAA
- the purL gene encoding phosphoribosylformylglycinamidine synthase subunit PurL: MTQQLSVNEPTAEQIAEQKIYKQMGVTDEEFAKICGFLGRNPNYVEIGVFSVMWSEHCSYKNSKPVLRKFPVTGPRVLMGPGEGAGIVDIGDNQAVVFKIESHNHPSAIEPYQGAATGVGGIIRDIFSMGARPVALLNSLRFGKLENDRVKYLFEHVVSGIAGYGNCIGIPTVGGEVMFDESYEGNPLVNAMCVGLIDHNMIQRGVAKGVGNPVFYVGPATGRDGIHGATFASEELTAESEAKRPAVQVGDPFMEKLVLEACLELINSGIVLGIQDMGAAGLTCSSAEMASKAGNGMELYLDEVPQREEGMTAYEMMLSESQERMLFVVEPKHEAQAKGIFERWGLHCAKVGKVTDDGYLKLIHHGEVVGNMPVGALVDECPVYNKPSKVPAYYEASASIDTTRYPEVTKLTDALKSVLASPTVASKEWVYNQYDHMVRTDTAVRPGSDAAVVTIRGTRKGLAMTTDCNGRYVYLDPEVGGRIAVSEAARNVVCSGAEPLAVTDNLNFGSPDKPEIFWQLEKSTDGMAEACRFLDTPVIGGNVSLYNENAKGAIYPTPVIGMVGLVHDIDHITTQSFKKEGDIIILLGETKAELGGSEFQYVIHGVTEGRPPELDLATEKRLQNAVLKAIQEGLVASAHDLSEGGLAVALAESCIGGKVGAAVNVASDLRPDFTLFSETQSRILLSASPDKADALKHWIASQGVPYQEIGTVTGSDLTVKINNEQRLQSPVNELAKVWKDAIPCLMA, from the coding sequence ATGACGCAGCAGCTATCCGTTAATGAACCAACAGCCGAGCAAATCGCGGAGCAGAAAATTTACAAGCAAATGGGCGTAACGGACGAAGAGTTTGCCAAAATTTGCGGCTTCCTTGGACGCAACCCGAACTATGTAGAGATCGGTGTTTTCAGCGTTATGTGGTCCGAGCACTGTTCTTATAAAAATTCCAAACCTGTACTTCGTAAATTCCCAGTGACAGGACCTCGCGTCTTGATGGGACCTGGCGAAGGCGCAGGGATAGTAGATATCGGAGACAACCAAGCGGTTGTTTTCAAAATTGAAAGTCATAACCACCCTTCAGCGATCGAGCCTTATCAAGGCGCGGCGACAGGAGTGGGCGGTATTATTCGTGATATTTTCTCAATGGGCGCACGCCCGGTAGCGCTTCTGAATTCCTTGCGTTTCGGTAAGCTGGAAAACGACCGCGTGAAGTACTTGTTCGAGCACGTTGTATCCGGAATCGCTGGATACGGGAACTGTATCGGGATTCCGACAGTCGGCGGCGAAGTGATGTTCGACGAGAGCTACGAGGGGAACCCGCTCGTTAATGCGATGTGTGTGGGTCTTATCGACCACAACATGATTCAACGCGGTGTTGCCAAAGGTGTTGGCAACCCAGTCTTCTACGTCGGACCAGCGACTGGCCGCGACGGTATCCACGGTGCGACATTCGCATCCGAGGAGCTTACGGCGGAGTCCGAAGCGAAGCGCCCAGCGGTACAAGTTGGCGATCCGTTCATGGAGAAGCTCGTGCTGGAAGCGTGCTTAGAGTTAATCAATTCCGGCATCGTGCTCGGAATTCAAGATATGGGTGCTGCGGGGCTAACTTGCTCCAGCGCAGAGATGGCTAGTAAAGCGGGCAACGGCATGGAGCTTTACCTTGATGAAGTTCCGCAGCGCGAAGAAGGCATGACAGCGTATGAAATGATGCTGTCTGAGTCTCAAGAGCGTATGCTTTTCGTTGTTGAGCCGAAGCATGAGGCGCAAGCTAAGGGCATTTTTGAGCGCTGGGGTCTCCACTGCGCCAAAGTCGGCAAGGTAACCGATGACGGTTACCTGAAGCTGATCCACCACGGTGAAGTCGTGGGGAACATGCCTGTCGGCGCACTCGTCGACGAGTGCCCGGTGTACAATAAGCCGAGCAAAGTGCCGGCTTATTATGAAGCTAGCGCATCGATCGACACGACTCGTTACCCGGAGGTAACGAAATTGACGGATGCACTGAAATCGGTGCTCGCGTCTCCGACGGTAGCGAGCAAAGAGTGGGTGTACAACCAGTATGACCACATGGTTCGTACAGATACGGCAGTGCGTCCGGGTTCGGACGCAGCGGTTGTAACCATTCGCGGTACCCGTAAGGGCCTCGCGATGACAACCGACTGCAACGGACGCTATGTGTACTTGGATCCGGAAGTAGGCGGACGGATTGCAGTTTCTGAAGCAGCGCGTAACGTTGTCTGCTCCGGTGCTGAGCCGCTCGCGGTTACGGATAACCTGAACTTCGGCAGCCCAGACAAGCCAGAAATTTTCTGGCAGTTGGAGAAATCCACAGACGGTATGGCAGAAGCTTGCCGCTTCTTGGATACGCCGGTTATTGGCGGTAACGTCTCGCTTTACAACGAGAATGCCAAAGGTGCGATCTACCCAACTCCGGTTATCGGGATGGTTGGTCTTGTTCATGACATCGACCACATCACGACGCAAAGCTTCAAAAAAGAAGGCGACATCATCATCCTGCTCGGCGAGACGAAAGCGGAGCTCGGCGGCAGCGAATTCCAATATGTGATTCACGGTGTAACGGAAGGCCGTCCTCCTGAATTGGACTTGGCTACAGAGAAACGCCTGCAAAATGCGGTTCTAAAAGCAATTCAAGAAGGTCTTGTTGCTTCTGCGCATGACTTATCCGAAGGCGGCTTGGCCGTTGCTTTGGCTGAAAGCTGTATCGGTGGTAAAGTGGGCGCAGCTGTTAATGTGGCGTCTGACCTTCGTCCCGACTTCACGCTATTCAGTGAAACACAATCCCGTATTTTGCTCAGTGCTTCTCCTGATAAAGCGGACGCTCTGAAACACTGGATTGCTTCACAAGGCGTACCTTATCAAGAAATTGGAACAGTAACAGGTTCAGATCTGACCGTTAAAATCAATAACGAACAGCGTCTCCAGTCTCCGGTAAACGAGCTGGCGAAAGTCTGGAAGGATGCGATCCCATGTCTAATGGCATGA
- the purQ gene encoding phosphoribosylformylglycinamidine synthase subunit PurQ gives MNFAVLVFPGSNCDIDLYKAIEDTIGQPVEYVWHTDGDLSKYDCILVPGGFSYGDYLRCGAIAQFTNVMKAVVKAAEEGKYILGICNGFQVLTEARLLPGALLRNNGMKFRCHQTILKVENNTTAFTRDYAEGELIEIPIAHGEGNYYCDEATLKELQENNQIVFRYEAGNNPNGSLDDIAGISNKAGNVVGMMPHPERAVHEILGSADGKKMFTSILSAWREKHDAAAIR, from the coding sequence ATGAATTTTGCGGTTCTTGTATTTCCGGGATCGAACTGCGACATCGATCTGTATAAAGCAATCGAAGATACCATTGGTCAGCCGGTTGAGTATGTTTGGCATACAGATGGCGACTTGTCCAAATACGACTGCATCCTCGTGCCGGGTGGATTCTCTTATGGGGATTACCTGCGTTGCGGAGCGATTGCCCAATTTACGAACGTCATGAAAGCTGTGGTTAAGGCTGCGGAAGAAGGCAAGTACATTCTAGGTATTTGTAACGGATTCCAAGTGTTAACGGAAGCAAGATTACTGCCAGGCGCTTTGCTGCGCAACAACGGAATGAAATTCCGCTGCCACCAAACGATCCTCAAAGTGGAGAACAACACGACGGCTTTCACGCGTGATTACGCGGAGGGCGAGCTGATTGAAATTCCAATCGCTCACGGCGAAGGTAACTATTATTGTGACGAAGCTACACTAAAAGAATTGCAAGAAAACAATCAAATCGTATTCCGTTATGAAGCGGGCAACAATCCGAACGGATCCCTTGACGATATCGCTGGAATCAGCAATAAAGCTGGTAATGTCGTTGGTATGATGCCTCATCCGGAGCGTGCCGTTCATGAGATTCTTGGCTCCGCAGATGGTAAGAAAATGTTCACATCAATTCTAAGCGCTTGGAGGGAGAAACATGACGCAGCAGCTATCCGTTAA
- the purS gene encoding phosphoribosylformylglycinamidine synthase subunit PurS yields the protein MKATVYVTIKQNVLDVQGTAVQGALHSMGFEEVGKVRIGKYLELELDTTDKAEAEARVKAMCEKLLANTVIEDYRYELA from the coding sequence ATGAAAGCAACGGTCTACGTAACGATCAAGCAGAACGTATTGGATGTTCAAGGAACTGCGGTGCAAGGAGCGCTTCATTCCATGGGTTTTGAGGAAGTTGGCAAGGTGCGCATCGGGAAATACTTGGAGTTAGAACTGGATACAACGGATAAAGCAGAAGCGGAAGCACGCGTAAAAGCAATGTGCGAGAAGCTGCTTGCGAACACGGTTATCGAAGACTACCGCTACGAGTTGGCGTAA
- a CDS encoding phosphoribosylaminoimidazolesuccinocarboxamide synthase, with translation MINAPLVHKGKVRELYDLGEHFLIVVTDRISAFDYMLKPGIPDKGYVLNALSKYWFGITSGYMSNHIVHTDVEKLHAIIPSAEDRELLKERIIVAKKAERISIECVVRGYITGNGWRQYEKTGEINGRKLPEGLRKNERLQDPIFTPAAKNDVGHDEDISVEQMIELVGEKLTYELQERSIMLYTLAHAICEQKGIILADTKFEFGFYAGELIIIDEIFTPDSSRYWSEDKYALDIEIDSMDKEPVRTYLAGSGWDKNSEPDELPASVVEETSNRYKEILHRLVD, from the coding sequence ATGATTAACGCTCCCCTGGTTCATAAGGGTAAAGTACGTGAACTGTATGATCTGGGCGAACATTTCCTTATTGTGGTGACGGATCGGATTTCGGCTTTTGATTATATGTTGAAGCCTGGTATTCCTGATAAGGGGTACGTTCTGAACGCGCTTAGTAAATACTGGTTCGGCATAACTAGCGGTTACATGAGCAATCACATTGTGCATACGGATGTGGAAAAGCTTCACGCGATTATTCCGAGTGCGGAAGATAGAGAGCTTCTAAAGGAACGTATTATTGTAGCGAAAAAAGCGGAGCGCATCTCCATTGAGTGCGTGGTTCGCGGGTACATCACAGGCAACGGCTGGAGACAGTACGAAAAAACCGGCGAGATTAACGGTCGCAAACTGCCTGAAGGCCTGCGCAAAAACGAGCGCTTGCAAGATCCTATTTTCACACCTGCGGCTAAAAATGATGTCGGTCATGACGAAGACATTTCCGTGGAACAAATGATTGAATTAGTCGGTGAGAAGCTGACTTATGAGCTGCAAGAGCGAAGCATTATGCTTTACACACTGGCTCATGCGATTTGTGAGCAAAAGGGTATTATTTTAGCAGATACCAAGTTTGAATTCGGCTTTTATGCGGGTGAACTTATTATTATAGATGAAATTTTCACGCCGGATTCCTCGCGTTACTGGTCAGAAGATAAATACGCCCTGGATATCGAGATTGATTCGATGGACAAAGAGCCCGTTCGTACGTACTTAGCGGGATCGGGTTGGGATAAAAATAGTGAGCCGGATGAGCTGCCAGCTTCCGTTGTAGAAGAAACTTCGAACCGTTATAAAGAAATTTTACACCGTTTGGTGGATTAG
- the purB gene encoding adenylosuccinate lyase, producing the protein MIERYTRPEMARIWTEENKFQAWLEVEILSCEAWSELGVIPKEDVKVLRENASFNIDRIYEIEQETRHDVIAFTRAVSETLGPERKWVHYGLTSTDVVDTALGYLLRQANEILDKDIQNFIEILRNKAIEHKDTAMMGRTHGVHAEPTTFGLKMALWYEEMKRNLERFRFAADGVQFGKISGAVGTYANIDPFVEEYVCGKLGTKAAPISTQTLQRDRHAEYMATLALVATSLDKFATEIRALQKSEFREVEEPFAKGQKGSSAMPHKRNPIGCESISGLSRVIRGHMVSAYENVTLWHERDISHSSVERIILPDATQLLNYMLNRLGNIIKNLTVFPENMKRNMRSTYDVPFSGRVMTKLIDKGFAREQAYDTVQPRAMQAWEEQRSFREIVENASVITEVLSPEEIADCFDPSWHLKHVDTIFNRLGLK; encoded by the coding sequence ATGATTGAACGTTATACACGCCCAGAAATGGCACGCATTTGGACAGAGGAAAATAAATTCCAAGCTTGGCTTGAAGTCGAGATTCTTTCTTGCGAAGCATGGTCAGAACTCGGAGTTATTCCTAAGGAAGATGTGAAAGTACTGCGCGAGAACGCAAGCTTCAACATTGACCGCATTTATGAAATCGAGCAAGAGACGCGTCATGACGTGATCGCCTTTACTAGAGCAGTTTCCGAAACGCTGGGACCTGAGCGCAAATGGGTTCACTATGGTTTAACTTCGACAGACGTTGTCGATACAGCACTTGGCTACTTGCTGAGACAGGCAAACGAGATTTTGGACAAAGACATTCAGAATTTCATTGAAATCCTTCGCAATAAAGCAATCGAACATAAAGATACAGCCATGATGGGCAGAACGCATGGTGTGCATGCAGAGCCGACGACGTTTGGTTTGAAAATGGCGCTTTGGTACGAAGAAATGAAGCGTAACCTGGAGCGTTTCCGCTTTGCTGCTGATGGCGTGCAATTCGGTAAAATCTCAGGTGCAGTAGGCACCTACGCGAACATCGATCCATTCGTTGAAGAGTATGTGTGCGGCAAGCTGGGCACGAAAGCAGCTCCGATCTCTACACAAACCTTGCAGCGTGACCGTCACGCTGAGTACATGGCGACGCTGGCGTTGGTTGCTACGTCCCTTGATAAATTCGCGACTGAAATTCGCGCGCTTCAGAAGAGTGAGTTCCGCGAGGTTGAAGAGCCATTTGCAAAAGGTCAAAAAGGTTCCTCCGCCATGCCGCATAAGCGTAACCCGATTGGTTGCGAGAGCATTTCCGGTCTGTCCCGTGTGATTCGCGGGCACATGGTTTCCGCTTACGAGAACGTAACGCTTTGGCATGAGCGCGACATTTCGCACTCCTCCGTTGAGCGTATTATCCTGCCGGATGCGACGCAGCTGCTTAACTACATGCTGAACCGACTAGGCAACATCATCAAGAACTTGACTGTGTTCCCTGAAAATATGAAACGCAACATGCGCAGCACCTATGACGTTCCTTTCTCTGGCCGCGTTATGACAAAACTGATCGACAAAGGCTTTGCTCGTGAGCAAGCGTACGATACGGTTCAACCAAGAGCGATGCAGGCATGGGAAGAACAGCGTTCGTTCCGCGAAATCGTAGAGAATGCTTCCGTGATTACAGAAGTGTTAAGCCCAGAAGAAATCGCAGATTGCTTCGATCCAAGCTGGCATTTGAAACATGTTGACACGATCTTTAACCGCTTAGGCTTGAAATAG